The sequence below is a genomic window from Chloroflexota bacterium.
CTCGAACGCCTCCGCCTCGTCCTTCGACTTCGTGTAGAAGACGTAGCCGCCCCGGGTGAGCGCATTGAGGGCGGCCCAGCACTCGGACAGGTCGTACGGGCCGGCGAGCGCGACGAGGGCCCGGACCCGCTTCTCGCGAGCGGCCGCGAGCGGGCCGTAGATGCCGCCCATGCTGATCCCCATGAGCCCGACCCGCCCGGCGTCGACATCCGAGCGGGCGGCGAGCGTGTCGATGATCGGCCGGACGACACTCGACCAGTCGGCCCGGATCGGGAAGCGCGGCGCGCTCTCGCCCTGGCCCGGACCGTCCACCGTGAGGGTCGCCATCCCGCGCTGGAGGAAGTCCTGTTCCATCGCGAAGAGTTCCTCCTTCACCGAGTCGAGGCCGGGGACGAGGAGCACGACCGGCGGACGGGTGACGTCCCGCGGTCGGCGCAGGTTGCCCGGGATCGTCGTGCCCTCGAACGGGATCTCGAGGCGTTCGCCGGGCGGATCGAGGTGGGGGAGTGCGCGGGCATACATCGCGCCGACGAGGGCGCCCATCGCGAGGTGCAGGTCGAGGTCCTCGAACCAGAGGAACTTCCCGAGGTGGTAGGACCAGGCGGCCCGCTGGAACGCCTCGGTCGCGCTCACCGTGTGACCGCGGGCGGCCGCCTCCTCGGCGAGCTCTCGGTGCATGTCGCCGACGGCCTTCCAGTTCGGCGCCCAGTCTGCCCACTCGATGGTGGCGGCCTGGACCCGTTCGAAGTCGTTGACGTCGATCCCATTCGCCACGAAGCGCGGCTTCCAGTGGGAGACGGCGAGCTGGACCCGGTTCGCTGGTTCAGTGGCCACGGACGGACTCCTTCGGGTTGGTCGGCACGGCGCGCGACCGGTTCACGGCAGGCCGCCCTCGAGCCGACCCGCGAGATCGGCGAGGAACGCGGCCGCCTGCGCTCCGTCGACAACCCGGTGATCGACCGACAGCGTGAGCGTCACGGTCGGAGCGATCACCACCGCGCCGTCGCGCGCCACGACGAGATCGCGGACGCGGCCCACCGCGAGGATCGCCGCCTCCGGCGGATTCACGATGGCGGTGAAGCGATCGACGCTCTGCGGGCCGAGATTGGAGATCGTGAAGACCGCGCCGACGAGCGCCTCCACCGGGAGCTTCCCGGCACGGGCACCATCCTGCAGGGCCACCCGTTCGCGCGAGATCGCCGCGAGCTCCTTCGCGCCGGCATCGCGGAGCACCGGCACGAGCAACCCGTCGTCCAGCGCGACTGCGATCCCGATGTGGATGCCGTCCGGCGGGATCAGCCCCTCCGGGTCGTAGCGCATCGCGAGCCGCGGGTGATCAGCCAGCGACCGGGCGACGGCCCAGATGAGCACGTCCGCAAAGGAGACGCCGGCCGTGGTCCGGGCGGCTGCCGCGGCCGTCATATCCACGTCGCGCGACACGGAGAACTGGGGCACGTCGCGGAACGACTGGGTCATCCGCTCGGCGATCGCCCGGCGCATCCGCGACAGCGGGGCGCGGACGGCGGCGCCGCCTGGTGCGACCGGCCCTTCTCCCGGGCCCCCCGCGGCATGGACGGTCTCGACATCCTCGACGGAGATTCGACCGCCCCTGGCCGGACGGACCCGCGCGAGATCCACGCCGAGCTCCGCGGCCCGCTTGCGGGCCGCCGGACTGGCGATGACTCGCTCGTCCTCGAGCCGGGGCGCAGTCGGAGCGGGTGGCGGTGCCTCGACCGCGGCTGGTCGCTCCAGCTCCACGGGCGTCGACGGGACGGTGAACGGCTCGTCGGCGGTGGTGGTGATGAGGGCGATGACCTCCGTGACCGGAACGGTGTCCCCGGCGGCCGCGAGCAGCCGGCGAACGTACCCGGCGACCGGAGATTCGACCTCCATCGTGGCCTTGTCCGTCTCGACCTCGAAGAGGACCTCGCCGGCCTCCACGCGATCGCCTTCCTGCTTCAGCCACGCCACGAGCGTTCCCTCGTCCATGGTCAGGCCGAGTTTCGGCAGGATGACCGGGGTCACGCTCACCCGACGAGCTCCTTCGCGACGCGGACGATGTCCTCGACCTGGGGGATGACGCCGCGCTCGAGATGCGCCGCGTACGGGATCGGCGTCTCCACGCCGGCGAGGCGGCGCGGCGGGGCGTCGAGATCGTCGAAGGCCTCCTCGGCGACGAGCGCGGCGATCTCGCCGCCATAGCCGCCGCGCTTGATGGCCTCGTGGACGACGAGCAGTCGCCGTGTCTTGCGCACGCTCGCGAGGATCGTCTCCCGGTCGAGGGGCACGAGGGAGCGCAGGTCGACGATCTCCGCTTCCACGCCTTCGTCGGCGAGCTTCGCCGCGGCCTCGAGCGCGAACAGCACCTCGCGCGACCAGGTCACGATCGTGAGATCGCTCCCCACCCGCTTTACGTCGGCCTTGCCGAGCGGGACGACGTACTCGCCCTGCGGGACCGGTCCCTTCGTGCGGTAGAGGAGCTTGTGCTCGATGAACATGACCGGGTCGTCGTCCCGGATCGCGGCGGTGAGGAGGCCCTTCGCGTCGCCGGGCGTCGCCGGCATGACGACCTTCAGGCCCGCGACGTGGGTGAACCACGCTTCGAGCGACTTCGAGTGCTGGGCGGCATTGCCGCGGCCCGAGCCGCCCTGGGTCCGCACGACGAGCGGCACCCGCGCCTGTCCACCGAACATGAAGCGGTTCTGCGCCGCCTGGTTCACGATCTGATCGATCGCCAAGCCAGAGAAGTCGATATACATGAGCTCGACGATCGGCCGCAGGCCGGTGAGTGCCGCGCCCACGCCCGCGCCGACGATCCCGATCTCGCTGATCGGCGTCTGGCGGATCCGCTCCGGGCCGAACTCCGCGAGCAGGCCCGCCGTCACCTGGAACGCGCCGCCATGCTCGGCGATGTCCTCACCCATCACGAGGACCCGCGGGTCGCGCTGCATCTCGAGCCGGAGCGCGTCGCGGAGCGCCTCGGCGTAGAACTGCTCGATCGTCCCGCCGGGAGCCCCGGCGGGGGCCGTCTCAGTAGCTGGCATAAATCTCCTCCGGCGTGATCGGCGAGGCGAGCGGGCCGGTCTCGGCCCAGGCGATCGCGGCCTCGGTCGCTTCGTCCACCTCGCGGTCGACGGCGTCGATCTCCGCCTCGCTCGCCAGGCCGTCCGAGATGAGCCAGGCGCGGGCGTTGACGATCGGGTCGAACGTCGTCCGCCAGGTCTCGATCTCCTCCTTCGTCCGGTACTGCTGCGGATCGCCGTAGTAGTGGCCCTCGTGGCGGTAGGACTCGGCGACGATCAGGGTCGGTCCGCCTCCCGCCCGGGCCCGGGCGATCGCCTCGCCGGCGACCGCGTGGACGAGCCGGACGTCCCGACCGTCCACGTTGACTCCGGGCATCCCGTAGCCGATCGCCCGCGAGGCGATGTCGTCGGTGGCGAAGGCCCTGCCTGCCGGGAGGCTCTCCGCGTACTGGTTGTTCTCGCAGACGTAGATGACCGGCAGCTTCCAGATCGCGGCGAGGTTGAGCGACTCGTGGAACGTGCCCTGGTTGGCGCCCCCGTCGCCGAAGAACGAGACGGCGACCTGGTCCGTGCCGAGCTGCCGGGCGGTGAGGGCCGCGCCGGTCGCGATCGGGATCCCGCCGCCGACGATCCCGTTCGCCCCGAGGTTGCCCTTCGAGGTGTCGGCGATGTGCATCGAGCCGCCCCGGCCGCGGCAGTAGCCGGTCTCACGCCCGAGGAGCTCCGCGAACATCTTCCCGAGATCGGCCCGCTTGGCGATGCAGTGGCCGTGGCCCCGATGGGTCGAGGTGATCCAGTCGTCATCGCGAAGGTGGGCGCAGACACCCGCGGCGATGGCCTCCTCGCCGGCGTAGCTGTGGATCGTGCCCCAGATCTTGTTCTCACCGAAGAGGGTGGCCGAGCGCTGCTCGAAGCGGCGGATCGTCCGCATCACCCGGTAGAGGTCGAGCGCGGTCGCCCGGTCGATGGTCATCGGGTCCTCCTCATGGGGCCACCATCACCCGGATCGCGCCGTCGCGGCGCTCGGTGAACGTCGCCCATGCGTCGTTGAACTGGTCGAGGGGAAAGTGGTGGGTGGTGAGACCGGCCACGTCGATCGCGCCCGACGCGAGGAGGGCAAGGGCTCGGCCGGAGACACCTTTCGGGTTGGCCACGGAGCCGAGGACGTCGAGGTGGCCGCGAACGATCGTCGAGAGGTCGATGGACGGGAAGTCCACCCCCTGGCCGGTCGCCCCGCCGAGGACCACACGCCCGCCGCGACGGGCCGCCGCGATCGCCAGCCTGGCCGCCTCGGAGGTGCCGGCGAACTCCACGACGACGTCGGCGGTCCCGGCGAGGGCACCGGCATCGCGCTCGTCGACGACCGTGTCGGCGAACCGGGTGGCCCGGGCCAGGCGCTCGCCGCGACCGACCAGGGTCACCTGCCCGGCGCCAGTCGCCCGGGCGAGCTGCGCGGCGCACAGCCCGATCGCCCCGCATCCGACGACGACGACGGACTCTCCGGCGAGGAGGCGGGCCCGCTCGATCGCCCAGAGGGCGACCCCGAGGTTGTCCGTCCATGCCCCGTCGGCCGTGCTGACCGCGTCGGGCAACGGGTGGAGCGCGGCCACCGGCACACTGGCGTACTCGGCCAGGCCGCCGGCGATCGTGAACCCGACGTGGGCGTGCCCCATCTCCGTCCGGCCGTAGTTGCGGCAGAGGTTGTAGAGCCCCTCCCGGCAGCGATCGCAGACCCCGCAGCCGACGTGGACCTCCACTCCCACCCGGGTCCCGGCTGGCGGGCCGATCGTCGCCGGCCCGAGCGCGGCGATCGTGCCGGCGAACTCGTGGCCCGGCACATGGGGGAACGTCGTGCCGGCGAACGTCCCGGCGAGGATCTTGCGATCCGTCGCGCACACCATCGCAGCCTCGACCCGGACGAGGGCGTGGCCCGCGCCGGGCTCGGGCATGCGGATCTCGTCGAGGGCGAATCGCTCGGGCGCCTCGAAGACGACGGCGCGCATCCGCGAGGGAAGGCTCATGCGCCCGCGCTCATGGCCGGATCGGCGGGTCGGCAGCGGGTGGTCACGGCTCGACGATCACCTTGAGTGCGCCGTCGACGCGCTCGTTGAAGACCCGCAGCGCCTCGCGGAACTCGGACAGCGGGAAGTGGTGGGTGATGAGCCGGCCGGCCGGGATCCGCCCGTCGGCCATGAGCGGGATCACGGACTCCATCGTGTTGCGGTTGGCCCGGACTCCGTAGAGGTCGATCTCCTCGAGGACGATCTTCTGGAAGTCGACCTGGGTCGGCTCCTTCGGGATCCCCGTGAGGGCGACCCGGCCGCCCTTGCGGACCATCCCGATCGCCTGGCCGACCGAGTCCCTGGAGCCGGCCGAGTCCAGCGCGACGTCCACGCCCATCCCGCCGGACCAGTCGCGGACCTGTGCCACGGGGTCGCCGTCGTGGTAGTCGACCGTCTCGAAGCCGAGCGTGCGAGCGCGTTCGAGGCGCTTCCCACCGCCGATGACGATGACCCGCGCCGCCCCGAGGACCCGGGCGCACATCGCGACGAGCAGGCCCATCCCGCCCGAGCCCACGGAGGCGACGAGATCGCCGGGCTCGATCCCGGGACGGCGGACCGAGTGGAGGGCGATCGAGGCGGTGTCGCACAGGGCGGCCGTGTCGAACGCCATCGCGTCCGGGATCCGGAAGACGCTCTTGATCGTGTGGACGACGTACTCGGCGTACGCTCCCTGCGTGTAGTGGCCGTACTGGCGATGACCCAGGTCCTCGCGCCCGTAGTTGAAGCACAGGTTGTAGCGGCCGATGCGGCACATCCGGCAGTAACCGCAGCCGGAGTGGGAGGTCCCCGCGACGCGCGTACCCACGATGAAGCCGTTCTGCTCGGCGATCGGCCCGGCTGCCACGACCTCGCCGGACCATTCGTGGCCGGGAATGAACGGATAGGCCCGCGGCCAGCGGCCGGGGAAGCCACCCTCGATGATCTCGGCGTCCGTGCCGCAGATCGCGATGGCCCGAACCCGGCAGACGACCTCGTTGGCGGCCGGCTCCGGCCGGGGGACCTCGCGGATCTCGAAGGCATGGGGAGCGGTGAGGACGAGCGCTTCCATGTCTACTCCTCCACGAATGCGGCGACGCGGCAGATGCAGCCCTCGCCGCCCTGCCAGCGCCACGGGAAGGCGCCCATGGTCACGCGCCTGCCGGCGACCTCGGCAAGCTCGCCACCGAGGTTCTCGAGCATCGAGACGTCGTGCCGCGCTGTCGCGTAGTGGATGTACTCGAAATCCTTCTCGGGCAGCGTCGCCTCGATCGGCCGGCCGGTCATCGCCTCGTATTCGGCGACGAGGTCCGGGCGCATCAGGCGGACGCGCGTGTGCAGGGAGTGGTCGATCGACGCGAGATCGGCGCCGATCCACTTGATGCCCTTGCCGATGAGGAAATCGATCACCTCGGGCTGAGGGCCCGGATGGCGGTCGAAATAGGTCACGTCGTCGCGGGTCGGCTGCGTCCAGTTGAAGCGGTCCCAGCCGGTGTACAGGACGACGATGTCGCCCTCGCGGATCGACTCGCCCGGCGGGAGGTGGGCCTCGATGTCGGCCAGGCTGTAGGAGCTCCAGGGCCGGGTGATCGGCCGGAGATCGATCACGAGGCCCGTTCCGTAGAGCTCGTCAAGCCCGATCCGGCCGAGGTCCCGGCCGGTTTCGCAGTAGTGGCTCGGCGCGTCGATGTGGGTGCCGGTATGCATGTTCGTCTTCACGAGCATCGTGCTCTTGCGGTCCCGGTGGTGCGTCGTGATGTCGGTGACTTCGATCGAGGCGAACTGGGGCCACGTGGGCATCCGATCGCCCCACGGCTGGGTCAGGTCGACGAGGCGGGTCATGGCTGGGCTCCGGTGGTCATGGGGACTGCCTCACAGTGCGGCCGGCGCGGCCGAGGATGCGCGGATGACGAGCTCGGTCGGAAGGGTCAGGCGCACGGCGCCGATCGGTCGACCCTCGACCCGGTCGATGAGCAGGCGCGCGCCGGCGACGCCCATCTCGAGCTGCGGCACGCGCACGGTCGTGAGCGCGGGCTCGAGCAGGCCGGCCAGCGGGATGTCGTTGAAGCCCACGATCGAGAGGTCGCCCGGGACGCGGGCGCCGGTCTCGCGAAGCCGCTGCAGCATGCCGATGGCGATGAGATCGTTGGCGGCGAAGACGGCCGTCGGCCGGGCGGGGCCGGCGAGCATGATCCCGAGCGCCCGGTGCCCCGCCTCCTCGGAGAACGCGTCGGCCTCGACCACGAGCTCGGGCTCGTCGGCCAGGCCGCAGGCGAGGACGCCGGCCCGGTACCCCTCGCGCCGCTCGATACCGGTCGTCGTGTTCTGGGGCCCGGCGATGTGGCCGACGCGGCGGTGGCCGAGGGCGGCGAGATGGGCGACCACCTCGACGGCCGCGGCGTAGTTGTCGACGACGACCGCGAGGTCCTCGGTGCTCTGGGTCGCGCGGTTGAGGAGGACGAACGGGAAGGCCTCCTCGCGCAGCTCGGCGATCGTGTCGTCGGCCATCTGCGAGGACGCGATGAACAGGCCGTCCACCTGGCGCTCGCGGAGCACGCGGAGGTAGGTCGCCTCGCGCTCCGGTTCGTCCTCCGAGTTGCACAGGATGAGGTTGTAGCCTCGCTCGCGCGCCGCGTCCTCGGCCCCCTTGATGATCGACGAGAAGAACGGGTTGGTGATGTCCGGGACGAGCATCCCGAGCGTCAGCGTCCGCTGCAGCCGGAGGCTGCGGGCGAGGGCCGAGGGCCGGTAGCCGAGACGCTCGGCGGCCGCGAGGATGCGCTCGCGCGTGGCCGGCCGGATCGTTGACCCGGCGTGGCCGTTGAGGACGCGCGACACCGTGGACGGGTGGACGCCGGCGTCCGCCGCCACGTCGGTGATCGTCGCTCGAGCTCTCGTCGCGCCCATCGGGTTACCTCGCGGCGCCGGTCATACCGCGGCACTCTCGCCGAGGTAGAGCCGCTTGACCTGCGGATCGTCGAGCAGCGCCTGGCCCGCGCCGCGCAGCTTGATCGTGCCGAGCTCCATCACGCAGCCGGACCCCGCCGCGCCGAGCCCGATCCGGGCGTTCTGCTCGACGAGGAGGATCGTCACTCCCTGCTCGTTGAGCTCGCGCATCTTTGCCATCACCGTGCGAGCCGCGCGGGGCTCCAGGCCGAGCGTGGGCTCGTCGAGGAGGAGGAGGCGCGGTGCCGTCACGACCGCCCGGGCCATCTCGACCTGCTTCTGCTCCCCGCCGCTCAGGAGGCCGGCGCGGCGGCCTCCCTGCTCGACGACGATCGGAAAGAGCTCGGCGGCCGCGCGCAGCCGCTCCGGTACGAGCGAGCGGTCGCGGATGCTGTATGCGCCCATGAGGAGATTCTCGTGCACCGTCATCTGCGGGAACGTGCTCCGGCCCTGCGGGACGTGGGCGATGCCGCGTCGGAAGAGCAGGTCGGGACGCCATCCTCCCACGTTCACGCCGTCGAAGCGGATGCTGCCGCGGCGCGGCCGGAGGATCCCCGAGATGGCCCGCAGGAGCGTCGACTTCCCGGCCCCGTTCGGCCCGATGAGACAGACGAAGTCGCCCTCAGCGAGGCTGAGGTCGACACCCCGCAGGATGTCGCCGCCGCCACCGTAGCCTGCGTGGAGACCCTCGATCTCGAGCAGCATCGCTAGTCTCCGAGGTACGCGTCGAGGACGGTCGGGTCGTCGCGCACGACCGCGGGGGAGCCCTGCGCGATCACCGTGCCGCGGTGCATCACGATGACCGGGTCGCACAGATTCATGACGAAGCCCATGTTGTGCTCGATGATGAGGAACGTCACCCCGCGCGCGTTCAGCTCGCGGACGTGACCGGCGACCTTCTCGATCATGACCGGGTTCAACCCGCCGGCCGGCTCATCGAGCATGAGGAGGTCCGGCTCGGCCATCAGCGCGGCGACGAGCTCGAGGAGCTTCTGCTGGCCGAATGAGAGACTGCCGGCGGGCTGGTGCCGCAGGGCCTGCAGACCGACGAACTCGAGGAGCGCCTCCGCGCGCTGCGCCTCATGACCCTTGATGGCCGCCGTGAAGAGCGACCGCAGCGTCAGCTGGCGGACCGGAACGATCATGTTCTCGAGGACGGTCATGCGCCGGAAGATCCGCGTGACCTGGAACGTGCGCATCACGCCGAGGTGGACGATGTCGCTCGGCCGGCGTCCGGTGATCGGGACGCCTTGGACGTGGATCTGGCCGCGGTCCGGCTGGTAGAAGCCGGTGATGCAGTTGAACAGCGTGGTCTTGCCGGAGCCGTTCGGCCCGATGAGCGCGGTGATGCTCCCGCGCTGCACCGCCAACGAGCAGTCGACGAGCGCGGTGATGCCACCGAACGACTTGTCGATGCCGGTCACGGCCAGGCAGACGGGCCCGTCACGCCCCGACCGGTGCGCCGGCTCGTCTGCGGTCGTGGTGGTTGCCGCTGTCGCCGCGCTCGTCGATGCCGCGCTCATGCCGTCGCGCCCGGGAGCCGCGCGTCCGTCGCATCAGTGGCGCCCGTGGCGCCCGCCGCCCGTGTTCCACCGCGGCCGCGCCGCCACGTCTGGTACGTGGTGATGATGCCGTCGGGCATGAACATCACGACCAGGACCAGGACGACGCCGAGCGCGATGAGGTGGACCTGGCCCGCGATCTGCGAGGGCATGAAATAGATGAGGTATTGCGAGAGCGGCTGGACGATGAAGGCACCGAGCACCGGGCCCCACACGGTCCCACGGCTCCCGACGAGGCTCATGATGATGAGGTTGAGGGTGATGATGAGCTCGAACGCGAGGTCCGGGTCGACGTAGTTCAGGTACTGGGCGTGCAGCGCGCCGGCCGCTCCGGCGAACGAGACGCTGATCGCGAAGGCAAGGATCTTGTAGAGGGACGTGTTCACCCCCGAGCCGTCCGCCTTGCCCTCCTCCTCGCGGATCGCGACGAGGCCGAGACCGAACTTGGAGCGCCGGATCGCGATCGAGACGAGGATCGCCACGACGAGGAGGATGAGCATCGAGTAATAGAACGGCAGGATGACGAGGTTCCCCGGAAGGTCGAGGAGCGGCAGGTAGAGACCGGCGCTGCCGCCCGTGACGCCCCGCCAGTTCAGCGCGAGGAGCTGGACCATGTACGTGAAGGTGAGCGTCACGATGACGAACGACGTCCCCCGCGCCCGCAGCGAGACCCATCCCAGACCGGCCCCGATGAACGCCGCGAAGAGCCCCACGAACGGGGCGCTCACGAAGACCGGGATCCCGAACTTGACGACGAGCAGCCCGGCCGCGTACGACCCGATCCCGAAGAACCCGACGTGGCCGAGCGAGACGTAGCCGGCGTACCCGCCCATGATGTCCCAGCCGACCGACATGGCGGCGTACATGAAGGTGAACAGGAGCAGGTCCAGGTAGAAGCCCTCGCGGACGAAGACCGGGAGGGCGACGAGGAGCGCAAGCACGATCAGGGGGACGATCCTGCGGGTCTGCATCGGACTACAGGCTTTCCCGGGCGGTCGTGCCGAAGAGGCCCCGCGGCCGCACGATCAGGACACCGAACAGGAAGATGTAGAAGACCATCGGCGCCCAGTCGAGCGAGACCGTCACCGTCGCGACCTGCTCGGCCAGGCCCAGGATCATCGCCGCGACGAACGTGCCGGCAAGGCTCCCCAGCCCGCCGAGGACGACGATCGCGAGCAGTTTCCCGATCCACAGCCAGTGCGTCGCCGGGTAGAAGGCGAAGATCATCCCCAGCAGCGGCCCGGCGGCCGCCGCCATCGAGACGCCCAGCGCGAACGCCAGCATCGTCACCTGTTCCACGTTGACCCCGACGAGCGCCGCGGTGCGCGGGTCCTGGGTCGTCGCCCGGATCGCGCGGCCGAGGTTGCTCCGGGCGAGGAGGAGGTAGAGCGCGCCGAGGAGGACGAGCGCCACCCCCGCCGCAAGGAGCCGGACGAGCGGAACGTAGATCCCGCCGATCTCGAAGCTGCTCAGCGAATAGGGCGTGTTGATCGCCTGGAACGATGACGACCAGAGGCTGCCCTGGAGCCCCTCGAGGATGATCGCGAAGCCGAAGGTGACGAGGACGGTCAGCGTGAGATCGCGCCCGCCGAGGCGGCGCAGGATCGTCCATTGGACGAGTGCGCCCGCCACGAAGAAGATCGGCATGACGACCACGATCGAGGCGATCGGATCAAGGTTGAACGTCTTGTAGAGGACCCACGAGACGTAGGCCGCCATCACGATCATGGCCCCGTGCGCCACGTTGACGACACGCATGATCCCGAAGATCAACGTGAGGCCCGAGGCCATGAGCGCGTAGACGCCGCCGGTGAGGATGCCCAGGACGACGCTCTGGATGAGGAGTTCCGGGTTCAACTGACGTTCTCCGTGCGGAGGTTACCTGACTGCTCCGCCGGAGACCTCACCAGTTGGGCTTGGGGTACACCGGATCCGCGCCCTTGTTCGGATCGTTCGCCGGGGCGACGACGTACAGCTTGCCGGACTGGTACTGCTCGAGGAGGTAGCTGCCGTTCGGCCGACCGATGGAATCCCAGCCGATGGGGCCCTGGACCGTCTGGACCGGGTTGGCATGCAGCCAGTCGGCGATCTTGGTGTTGTCGAGCGACTGCGTCGCCGTCACCGCCGCCAGCAGCACCTGGCCCACCGAATAGCCCTCGGCGGCCTCGCCGGGGATGTCGACCTCCTTGGGGAACATCGCGTGGTAGTCCGCGACGAACTGGGCGTTGCCCGTCGCCTTGGACGACTGGATCCAGCCGTCGCCGGTGAAGATGCCGTTGACCTTGCTGCCGAGCGCCTGCTCGAACGGGCCGGTCGTGCTGGGGCCGCTGGTGAAGTAGATCGCCTTCGGCTGATAGTTGATCGAGGCATATGCCTGCACCTGGGCCACGGCGTCACCGAAGATCGTGCCGCCGAGGACGATGTCGGCGCCCGACGCCTTGACCGCGGCCGCGATCGACGCGAAGTCCGTCTGAGTCGGCGGATAGACGGCGTGATAGACGGTCTTGATGCCGGCCGCCTCGAGCGTGGCCTGAGCGCCGTCCTCGGTGGCCTTGACGAACGGGTCGTCCTGCTGCGGGTACGCCGCGGTCTTCGGCCGCTGGGCTGCCGGGAGCGACAGGATGTAGGTGACGAACGGATCGGCCTGGTGCTCGGCCGTCGCGGGCTGGACGAAGAACGTGTAGTGGAACTGGCGCTGGAAGA
It includes:
- a CDS encoding alpha/beta fold hydrolase, coding for MATEPANRVQLAVSHWKPRFVANGIDVNDFERVQAATIEWADWAPNWKAVGDMHRELAEEAAARGHTVSATEAFQRAAWSYHLGKFLWFEDLDLHLAMGALVGAMYARALPHLDPPGERLEIPFEGTTIPGNLRRPRDVTRPPVVLLVPGLDSVKEELFAMEQDFLQRGMATLTVDGPGQGESAPRFPIRADWSSVVRPIIDTLAARSDVDAGRVGLMGISMGGIYGPLAAAREKRVRALVALAGPYDLSECWAALNALTRGGYVFYTKSKDEAEAFERSKTLALHGVLANVDQPLLVIHGARDRLFPPEQAERIAREAPNATLLMYPDGNHVCNNITYKYRPAMADWMSERLRS
- a CDS encoding 2-oxo acid dehydrogenase subunit E2, which codes for MSVTPVILPKLGLTMDEGTLVAWLKQEGDRVEAGEVLFEVETDKATMEVESPVAGYVRRLLAAAGDTVPVTEVIALITTTADEPFTVPSTPVELERPAAVEAPPPAPTAPRLEDERVIASPAARKRAAELGVDLARVRPARGGRISVEDVETVHAAGGPGEGPVAPGGAAVRAPLSRMRRAIAERMTQSFRDVPQFSVSRDVDMTAAAAARTTAGVSFADVLIWAVARSLADHPRLAMRYDPEGLIPPDGIHIGIAVALDDGLLVPVLRDAGAKELAAISRERVALQDGARAGKLPVEALVGAVFTISNLGPQSVDRFTAIVNPPEAAILAVGRVRDLVVARDGAVVIAPTVTLTLSVDHRVVDGAQAAAFLADLAGRLEGGLP
- a CDS encoding alpha-ketoacid dehydrogenase subunit beta, with protein sequence MPATETAPAGAPGGTIEQFYAEALRDALRLEMQRDPRVLVMGEDIAEHGGAFQVTAGLLAEFGPERIRQTPISEIGIVGAGVGAALTGLRPIVELMYIDFSGLAIDQIVNQAAQNRFMFGGQARVPLVVRTQGGSGRGNAAQHSKSLEAWFTHVAGLKVVMPATPGDAKGLLTAAIRDDDPVMFIEHKLLYRTKGPVPQGEYVVPLGKADVKRVGSDLTIVTWSREVLFALEAAAKLADEGVEAEIVDLRSLVPLDRETILASVRKTRRLLVVHEAIKRGGYGGEIAALVAEEAFDDLDAPPRRLAGVETPIPYAAHLERGVIPQVEDIVRVAKELVG
- a CDS encoding thiamine pyrophosphate-dependent dehydrogenase E1 component subunit alpha, translating into MTIDRATALDLYRVMRTIRRFEQRSATLFGENKIWGTIHSYAGEEAIAAGVCAHLRDDDWITSTHRGHGHCIAKRADLGKMFAELLGRETGYCRGRGGSMHIADTSKGNLGANGIVGGGIPIATGAALTARQLGTDQVAVSFFGDGGANQGTFHESLNLAAIWKLPVIYVCENNQYAESLPAGRAFATDDIASRAIGYGMPGVNVDGRDVRLVHAVAGEAIARARAGGGPTLIVAESYRHEGHYYGDPQQYRTKEEIETWRTTFDPIVNARAWLISDGLASEAEIDAVDREVDEATEAAIAWAETGPLASPITPEEIYASY
- a CDS encoding alcohol dehydrogenase catalytic domain-containing protein, producing MSLPSRMRAVVFEAPERFALDEIRMPEPGAGHALVRVEAAMVCATDRKILAGTFAGTTFPHVPGHEFAGTIAALGPATIGPPAGTRVGVEVHVGCGVCDRCREGLYNLCRNYGRTEMGHAHVGFTIAGGLAEYASVPVAALHPLPDAVSTADGAWTDNLGVALWAIERARLLAGESVVVVGCGAIGLCAAQLARATGAGQVTLVGRGERLARATRFADTVVDERDAGALAGTADVVVEFAGTSEAARLAIAAARRGGRVVLGGATGQGVDFPSIDLSTIVRGHLDVLGSVANPKGVSGRALALLASGAIDVAGLTTHHFPLDQFNDAWATFTERRDGAIRVMVAP
- a CDS encoding alcohol dehydrogenase catalytic domain-containing protein — translated: MEALVLTAPHAFEIREVPRPEPAANEVVCRVRAIAICGTDAEIIEGGFPGRWPRAYPFIPGHEWSGEVVAAGPIAEQNGFIVGTRVAGTSHSGCGYCRMCRIGRYNLCFNYGREDLGHRQYGHYTQGAYAEYVVHTIKSVFRIPDAMAFDTAALCDTASIALHSVRRPGIEPGDLVASVGSGGMGLLVAMCARVLGAARVIVIGGGKRLERARTLGFETVDYHDGDPVAQVRDWSGGMGVDVALDSAGSRDSVGQAIGMVRKGGRVALTGIPKEPTQVDFQKIVLEEIDLYGVRANRNTMESVIPLMADGRIPAGRLITHHFPLSEFREALRVFNERVDGALKVIVEP
- a CDS encoding cyclase family protein; its protein translation is MTRLVDLTQPWGDRMPTWPQFASIEVTDITTHHRDRKSTMLVKTNMHTGTHIDAPSHYCETGRDLGRIGLDELYGTGLVIDLRPITRPWSSYSLADIEAHLPPGESIREGDIVVLYTGWDRFNWTQPTRDDVTYFDRHPGPQPEVIDFLIGKGIKWIGADLASIDHSLHTRVRLMRPDLVAEYEAMTGRPIEATLPEKDFEYIHYATARHDVSMLENLGGELAEVAGRRVTMGAFPWRWQGGEGCICRVAAFVEE
- a CDS encoding LacI family DNA-binding transcriptional regulator translates to MGATRARATITDVAADAGVHPSTVSRVLNGHAGSTIRPATRERILAAAERLGYRPSALARSLRLQRTLTLGMLVPDITNPFFSSIIKGAEDAARERGYNLILCNSEDEPEREATYLRVLRERQVDGLFIASSQMADDTIAELREEAFPFVLLNRATQSTEDLAVVVDNYAAAVEVVAHLAALGHRRVGHIAGPQNTTTGIERREGYRAGVLACGLADEPELVVEADAFSEEAGHRALGIMLAGPARPTAVFAANDLIAIGMLQRLRETGARVPGDLSIVGFNDIPLAGLLEPALTTVRVPQLEMGVAGARLLIDRVEGRPIGAVRLTLPTELVIRASSAAPAAL
- a CDS encoding ABC transporter ATP-binding protein — its product is MLLEIEGLHAGYGGGGDILRGVDLSLAEGDFVCLIGPNGAGKSTLLRAISGILRPRRGSIRFDGVNVGGWRPDLLFRRGIAHVPQGRSTFPQMTVHENLLMGAYSIRDRSLVPERLRAAAELFPIVVEQGGRRAGLLSGGEQKQVEMARAVVTAPRLLLLDEPTLGLEPRAARTVMAKMRELNEQGVTILLVEQNARIGLGAAGSGCVMELGTIKLRGAGQALLDDPQVKRLYLGESAAV